The following proteins come from a genomic window of Melioribacteraceae bacterium 4301-Me:
- a CDS encoding MFS transporter encodes MEKPRLSFWQIWNMSFGFLGIQFGFALQNANVSRIFETLGASIDQIPILWIAAPVTGLIVQPIIGHMSDKTWNKLGRRRPYFLSGAILASLALLIMPNSPALWVAAGMLWIMDASINISMEPFRAFVGDMLPPEQRTIGFSMQSFFIGTGAIIASALPYVMTNWFGISNTAPAGEIPSSVKFSFYIGGIVFFLAVLWTVISTKEYSPEEMEQFNKSEIEKDPSLIRNIEFLPYSKFYKSGLVWFLIGLVLFILFDFFIYMDYGLAVFFGGIAVFGLLQLLVGFLTKSGKINNGFVIVINDLFKMPKTMIQLAYVQFFSWFALFAMWIYTTPAVTRHIYGTSDTTSALYNKGADWVGVLMAVYNGFAAVMAFFLVWLAKRTSRKTVHSISLICGGLGLASFYIIKNPNLLLISELGIGLAWASILAMPYAILTGSLPKNKLGVYMGIFNFFIVIPQITAAAILGFFVRTLFADQAIYALILGGASMIAAAIMVYFVEDKD; translated from the coding sequence ATGGAAAAACCCCGTTTAAGCTTTTGGCAAATCTGGAACATGAGTTTTGGATTTTTAGGAATACAATTCGGCTTTGCTCTGCAAAACGCAAATGTCAGTCGCATATTCGAAACTTTAGGTGCAAGTATAGACCAAATTCCAATTCTTTGGATAGCTGCACCTGTAACTGGATTAATTGTTCAACCAATCATAGGTCACATGAGCGATAAAACATGGAACAAGTTAGGTAGAAGAAGACCTTATTTTTTATCAGGCGCAATTCTTGCTTCGCTTGCGTTGCTGATTATGCCAAATTCACCAGCACTTTGGGTTGCAGCTGGAATGTTATGGATAATGGATGCCTCAATAAATATTTCAATGGAACCTTTCCGAGCTTTTGTGGGAGATATGCTTCCACCTGAACAAAGAACAATCGGTTTTTCAATGCAAAGTTTTTTTATAGGTACCGGCGCAATAATTGCCTCGGCTTTACCTTACGTTATGACCAACTGGTTCGGAATTAGCAATACCGCACCAGCTGGAGAAATACCCTCTTCAGTTAAATTTTCATTTTACATCGGCGGGATAGTCTTTTTTCTTGCTGTTCTTTGGACGGTTATCAGTACAAAAGAATACTCACCCGAAGAAATGGAACAATTCAATAAATCTGAAATTGAAAAAGACCCGTCACTGATTAGAAATATTGAATTTCTCCCTTATTCAAAATTTTACAAAAGCGGTCTTGTGTGGTTTTTGATAGGTCTTGTTTTATTTATTTTATTCGATTTTTTTATTTACATGGATTACGGTCTTGCTGTTTTCTTCGGCGGTATAGCTGTATTTGGCTTGCTGCAACTTCTCGTCGGTTTTTTAACGAAATCAGGCAAGATAAACAATGGATTTGTTATTGTTATAAATGATCTTTTTAAAATGCCGAAGACGATGATACAATTGGCTTATGTACAATTCTTTTCCTGGTTTGCTTTGTTTGCAATGTGGATTTACACAACACCGGCTGTAACTCGACACATTTACGGAACAAGCGATACAACTTCGGCACTTTACAATAAAGGTGCAGATTGGGTTGGCGTTCTGATGGCAGTATATAACGGGTTCGCAGCGGTTATGGCATTCTTTTTAGTCTGGCTTGCCAAAAGAACCAGCAGAAAAACAGTTCATTCAATCAGCTTGATTTGTGGAGGTTTAGGATTAGCTTCATTTTATATAATTAAGAATCCCAATTTACTTTTGATTTCTGAATTGGGAATTGGACTTGCATGGGCATCAATACTCGCAATGCCCTATGCAATACTAACTGGCTCACTCCCGAAAAACAAACTCGGCGTTTACATGGGAATTTTTAATTTCTTTATTGTGATTCCGCAGATTACAGCAGCTGCAATACTTGGATTTTTTGTAAGAACACTCTTTGCAGACCAGGCAATTTACGCGCTCATTTTAGGCGGCGCATCAATGATAGCAGCAGCAATTATGGTTTATTTTGTGGAGGATAAGGATTAG
- a CDS encoding alpha-amylase family glycosyl hydrolase, translating into MKSRIKIIIIIPLIVFSIISYSSNNPELINDIIPPVKLIAGQPDTVVISDLFYAPDYDIAVESNPNVQTNAINNNSKIIFTADPNFEGITTVNFKYKGEEYSIPVYSKKLEQVHFTFKPSKKYKSINLFGSFNGWNRQSIPMEDKEGNGIYSVSVTLEPGRYEYKFYCDGEELLDPKNENVVPNGIGGYNSLLVVKNPHEEKVFLHKKGLEKERSNLKFHFYLESNHKTKLSDSNIIALIDNKKIDKQNILINEKEIVVSLPIDELKKAEVLRTVVTINGINSNMQVVPLSDILLLNKNNFDWHDGIIYSIMIDRFYDGNKNNDIPVKNDSVSWKANYMGGDFEGITQKINEGYFDSLGVNILWLSPVVDNPDKAYKEYPAPHRWFTGYHGYWPIAENKVEEKFGTFDDLKNLIKTAHQHKIKILLDFVSHHVHEDNPLFKKHRNWFGKLELPDGRLNLRLWDEQRLTTWFEPYMPSFDFIHSDSAVNYMSDNAIWWLKQTGADGFRHDAVKHVPNKFWRALTRKIKREIEIPEDKKVYQIGETFGDYNLVGSYVNNGQLDAQFNFELFNTALAVFLDSTRSFKELDLEMKKSFDVFGPLSLMGNIMDSHDKVRFMAYADGDVSLNGDNAVEIGWNNPPIVNNPNSYKRAELYFAYMMSIPGIPVIYYGSEFGMTGAADPDNRRMMRFGQQLDNYEKNMLRIVSDVTKLRSKHSALRYGDFYTLHADENIYAFIRSDFNERILVVLNKSKRHQTVELNLPEVYNLHKAENLLSKSSTDINDGKIKVKLDGYGWIFLKLE; encoded by the coding sequence ATGAAATCTAGGATTAAAATAATAATTATAATCCCTCTGATTGTATTTTCAATTATTTCATATTCTTCAAATAACCCCGAGCTTATTAATGATATAATCCCTCCTGTAAAATTAATTGCTGGTCAACCGGATACCGTTGTAATCTCCGACCTGTTTTACGCTCCAGATTATGATATTGCAGTGGAAAGCAATCCAAACGTCCAAACAAATGCCATAAACAATAATTCAAAAATAATTTTTACTGCAGACCCAAATTTTGAGGGGATTACGACAGTAAATTTTAAATACAAAGGAGAAGAATATTCAATCCCTGTTTACTCAAAAAAATTAGAACAGGTTCACTTCACATTTAAGCCCTCAAAAAAATACAAATCAATAAACCTCTTTGGCAGCTTCAACGGATGGAACCGACAAAGCATACCAATGGAAGATAAAGAAGGAAATGGCATATATTCTGTTTCAGTAACTCTCGAACCCGGACGTTATGAATATAAGTTTTACTGCGACGGCGAAGAACTTCTCGATCCGAAAAATGAAAATGTGGTTCCAAACGGAATTGGAGGATATAATTCACTCTTAGTTGTTAAAAATCCTCATGAAGAAAAAGTATTCTTACACAAAAAAGGATTGGAAAAAGAAAGATCAAATCTGAAGTTTCATTTTTATTTGGAATCAAACCATAAAACTAAATTGAGCGATTCAAACATTATTGCTTTAATCGACAATAAGAAAATTGATAAACAAAATATATTGATTAACGAAAAAGAAATTGTTGTTTCTCTCCCAATTGATGAATTAAAAAAAGCAGAGGTGCTTAGAACAGTTGTTACAATTAACGGAATTAACAGCAACATGCAGGTAGTTCCGCTAAGCGATATTTTATTATTGAATAAAAATAACTTTGATTGGCATGATGGTATAATTTATTCGATAATGATTGACCGTTTTTATGATGGGAATAAAAACAACGATATCCCTGTTAAAAATGATTCTGTTTCTTGGAAAGCAAATTATATGGGAGGTGATTTTGAAGGAATCACTCAAAAAATAAATGAAGGTTATTTTGATTCATTAGGAGTGAATATACTTTGGCTTTCGCCCGTTGTTGATAATCCTGATAAGGCATATAAAGAATATCCGGCACCGCATCGGTGGTTTACCGGTTATCATGGCTATTGGCCAATCGCTGAAAATAAGGTAGAAGAAAAATTTGGAACGTTCGATGATTTAAAAAATCTAATCAAGACTGCTCATCAACATAAAATAAAAATTCTTCTCGATTTTGTTTCGCATCATGTTCATGAAGACAATCCATTGTTTAAAAAACACCGCAATTGGTTTGGCAAACTTGAATTGCCAGATGGTCGATTGAATCTACGTCTTTGGGATGAACAAAGATTAACGACATGGTTTGAACCGTACATGCCTTCTTTTGATTTTATTCATTCTGATTCGGCGGTAAATTATATGAGTGACAATGCAATTTGGTGGTTAAAGCAGACTGGCGCTGATGGATTCCGTCACGATGCAGTTAAACATGTACCCAATAAATTTTGGCGTGCTCTTACACGGAAAATTAAAAGGGAAATTGAAATTCCCGAAGACAAAAAAGTTTATCAAATAGGGGAAACGTTTGGGGATTATAATTTAGTAGGCTCTTACGTTAACAATGGTCAACTTGATGCACAATTTAATTTCGAATTGTTCAATACTGCACTTGCTGTTTTTTTAGACTCTACTCGCTCATTTAAAGAACTTGACCTCGAAATGAAAAAATCTTTTGATGTTTTCGGCCCATTGAGTTTAATGGGAAATATAATGGATAGTCATGATAAAGTTAGATTTATGGCTTACGCTGATGGTGATGTATCTTTAAATGGAGATAATGCGGTTGAGATTGGTTGGAATAATCCTCCTATAGTAAACAATCCGAACAGTTATAAAAGAGCCGAACTTTATTTTGCATATATGATGAGCATCCCAGGTATTCCAGTAATTTATTACGGAAGTGAATTTGGAATGACAGGCGCAGCGGACCCAGACAATAGAAGAATGATGCGGTTTGGTCAACAGCTTGATAATTATGAAAAAAATATGCTACGCATTGTAAGTGACGTTACAAAACTTCGCTCAAAGCATTCTGCTTTGCGTTACGGTGATTTTTACACTTTACATGCCGATGAAAATATTTATGCTTTCATCCGCTCTGATTTTAATGAGAGGATATTGGTTGTGTTGAATAAATCAAAAAGACATCAAACTGTAGAATTAAATCTGCCCGAAGTTTATAATTTACATAAAGCAGAAAATCTGTTGAGTAAATCTTCAACAGATATTAATGATGGAAAAATTAAAGTAAAGTTGGATGGTTATGGTTGGATATTTTTGAAACTGGAATGA
- a CDS encoding alpha-amylase family glycosyl hydrolase, protein MQKRIIQISFQIIIAIFLFHLSSCKAVSLFQEQSKVTHPQWSKNAVIYEVNIRQYTPEGTFKAFEKHLPELKQLGVDILWLMPINPIGELNRKGTLGSYYSIKNYKAVNPEFGTLDDLKSLVTKIHSLGMHVIIDWVANHTSWDNVWTKTHPDFYTRDSNGNFVSPVADWSDVIDLNYDNKELWTYMIDAMSYWIKECNIDGFRCDVAAMVPTEFWIEARKELSKIKSDIFMLAEASENYLHQAFDMTYNWQLKDLINKVAKGTKKASDIISYYNQEKKDYNDDDYRMVFTSNHDENSWNGTVYERLDGAAETFAVLCGVVKGMPLIYSGQEAGLNKRLRFFDKDTIDWKPSPMRQIYTDLNNLKKYNKALWNGLAGGEMKFLETGNNDVLAFIREKNNNKVLAIFNLSPTNQTINLSSPLIKGDFSILFEDGKKITFSESEKFQLTPWKYLIYFKL, encoded by the coding sequence ATGCAAAAAAGAATCATTCAGATTTCATTTCAAATAATTATCGCAATATTCCTTTTCCACTTATCAAGCTGCAAAGCTGTATCCCTCTTCCAAGAGCAATCGAAAGTAACTCACCCCCAATGGAGTAAAAATGCTGTTATCTATGAAGTTAATATTCGTCAATATACACCTGAAGGAACTTTCAAAGCATTTGAAAAACATTTACCAGAACTTAAACAACTTGGAGTGGATATTCTATGGTTAATGCCAATAAATCCTATTGGCGAACTTAATAGAAAAGGCACTCTTGGCAGTTATTATTCAATTAAAAATTATAAAGCAGTTAATCCCGAATTTGGTACATTAGACGACCTTAAAAGTTTGGTAACTAAAATCCATTCACTTGGAATGCATGTAATTATTGACTGGGTTGCTAACCATACCTCGTGGGATAATGTATGGACAAAAACGCATCCTGATTTTTACACAAGAGACAGTAATGGAAATTTTGTTTCCCCTGTAGCAGACTGGAGCGATGTAATAGATTTAAATTATGATAATAAGGAATTATGGACTTACATGATAGATGCAATGAGTTATTGGATAAAAGAATGTAACATTGACGGCTTCCGCTGTGATGTGGCTGCAATGGTTCCTACCGAATTTTGGATTGAAGCAAGGAAAGAATTATCAAAAATAAAAAGTGATATTTTCATGCTGGCTGAAGCAAGTGAAAATTACCTTCATCAAGCTTTTGATATGACATATAACTGGCAACTGAAAGATCTAATAAACAAAGTAGCAAAAGGAACGAAAAAAGCTTCCGACATAATTTCTTACTATAATCAAGAAAAGAAAGATTACAACGATGATGATTATAGAATGGTATTCACTTCTAACCACGATGAGAACTCGTGGAACGGAACTGTCTACGAAAGACTAGATGGTGCTGCAGAAACATTTGCAGTGCTGTGCGGAGTTGTAAAAGGAATGCCACTAATTTACAGCGGTCAAGAAGCTGGATTAAATAAAAGACTACGTTTCTTTGACAAAGATACAATTGATTGGAAACCCAGCCCAATGAGACAAATTTATACTGACTTAAATAATCTAAAAAAATATAATAAGGCTCTATGGAACGGCTTGGCGGGCGGTGAAATGAAATTTTTAGAAACTGGCAATAATGACGTTTTAGCTTTTATACGTGAAAAAAATAACAACAAAGTCTTAGCAATTTTTAATCTCTCGCCTACAAATCAAACTATAAATTTAAGTAGCCCGCTAATTAAGGGTGATTTTTCAATTCTTTTTGAAGACGGTAAGAAAATTACATTTTCTGAGAGCGAGAAATTTCAGCTTACTCCTTGGAAGTATTTAATCTACTTCAAACTATAA
- a CDS encoding MFS transporter, with protein MLTIQKRMSNTFFALLSLPATAMGFALSIQISALSWILSTKYHLNIDDVGLVWASGPIAGILGQVIIGIISDKVWLWNGRRRPFIFIGGFLAALMLLALPYIDVISSSLGFNGILGVAIAVALTLDLAINVSFNPTRSIIADVTKQGVERTKGYAWMQTISGTFGVLAYVIGAVWNNYVLIFTGVVLVILLSIVPPFFIEEPKELQKESGSFEKLHSSKTSFVEILNSIQPLWGFLIYAVYAITMRLLQIKFNNYYVEIICFAITIVFILKVLFKKTEGDSKHEVGLIGFKKVLAAHSFTWIGIQTMFVYMFAYVQYKVFNFAHGSEISADVQIEMGRVVSISFLILNAVGAVLPAFVLEPITRKIGRVKTHAICISTMALSYAAMLLFGFQPIVIYIIMGFLGIGWAATISLPFAIMSQKVDQTKMGLYMGLFNLAVVLPQLVASFGVGQAVSAAADKSLIFVISTVTLAISAVLWFFVREE; from the coding sequence ATGTTGACCATTCAGAAAAGAATGAGTAATACCTTTTTTGCGTTGCTAAGTTTACCTGCAACTGCAATGGGGTTTGCATTATCAATCCAAATTTCTGCACTGAGCTGGATACTTTCAACAAAATATCATTTGAACATCGATGATGTGGGATTAGTTTGGGCTTCGGGTCCAATTGCGGGAATTTTGGGACAGGTAATTATCGGTATCATTAGTGATAAAGTTTGGCTTTGGAACGGAAGACGAAGACCATTCATTTTTATTGGTGGATTTCTTGCAGCTTTGATGCTACTTGCTCTTCCGTATATCGATGTAATCTCGTCCTCACTTGGTTTTAACGGAATACTTGGAGTAGCAATTGCAGTAGCCTTAACTCTTGATTTGGCAATTAATGTTAGCTTCAATCCAACTAGGTCTATAATTGCAGATGTTACAAAACAGGGTGTTGAAAGAACTAAAGGTTATGCTTGGATGCAAACAATTTCTGGAACGTTCGGTGTTCTGGCGTATGTAATCGGTGCCGTTTGGAATAATTATGTATTGATTTTTACGGGAGTTGTGTTGGTAATTCTGCTTTCAATTGTTCCGCCGTTTTTTATTGAGGAACCGAAAGAACTCCAAAAAGAAAGCGGGAGTTTCGAAAAACTTCATTCGTCAAAAACATCGTTCGTTGAAATATTAAACAGCATTCAGCCATTGTGGGGATTTTTGATTTATGCTGTTTATGCGATTACAATGAGACTATTGCAGATTAAATTCAATAATTATTATGTAGAGATAATTTGTTTTGCTATTACAATAGTTTTTATTCTAAAAGTACTATTCAAAAAGACTGAAGGAGATTCAAAACACGAAGTCGGATTAATCGGCTTTAAAAAAGTCCTTGCGGCACATTCATTTACCTGGATTGGAATTCAGACAATGTTTGTTTACATGTTTGCTTATGTGCAGTACAAAGTTTTTAATTTTGCACATGGAAGCGAAATTTCAGCTGATGTACAAATTGAAATGGGTCGTGTTGTCTCAATAAGCTTTCTGATTTTGAACGCAGTTGGTGCTGTTTTGCCTGCGTTTGTTCTTGAACCAATTACAAGAAAAATTGGGAGGGTAAAAACTCACGCAATTTGTATTTCTACAATGGCACTTTCTTATGCCGCAATGCTTTTATTCGGATTTCAACCGATTGTGATTTATATAATAATGGGGTTCCTTGGAATTGGTTGGGCTGCAACAATTAGTCTGCCGTTTGCTATTATGTCACAGAAAGTTGATCAAACGAAGATGGGCTTGTACATGGGTTTATTTAATCTTGCGGTTGTACTTCCGCAGCTGGTTGCAAGTTTTGGAGTGGGGCAGGCGGTAAGTGCCGCAGCAGATAAAAGTTTAATTTTTGTGATAAGTACAGTTACACTTGCTATATCTGCCGTGCTGTGGTTCTTTGTTAGAGAAGAATAA
- a CDS encoding LacI family DNA-binding transcriptional regulator, with protein sequence MVSTIKEIARLANVSIATVSRALSGSPKVKEETRQLILKIAKELNYNPNLLARNFVKGKSNLIALILPDITDEFFSEIIRGVDDTAFLSGYYTMVISSHKNRSLVESIHTIMGAGLVGGAILLIPFLSKEIKEALNHERIPFVIISSDNSQNSYSMVSIDNYGAAYSMTEYLIKKGYTKIAHISGPADNNDAISRKQGYIDACKDNQIKLKKNWLVDGNFTMESGNSACKVLLDLKEKPEVIFAANDMMALGCYEVIQERGLKIPKDIGVTGFDDILLSKYLNPPLTTVKVHINELGITAAELLLNKMGSQSYAANRKVKVSAELIVRKSC encoded by the coding sequence TTGGTTTCTACAATTAAAGAAATAGCGAGGTTGGCAAACGTTTCAATTGCTACTGTTTCAAGAGCATTGAGTGGAAGCCCAAAAGTAAAAGAAGAAACACGACAGCTTATTCTAAAAATAGCAAAGGAACTCAATTATAACCCCAATTTGCTAGCGAGAAATTTTGTAAAAGGTAAATCAAATTTAATAGCACTTATACTTCCAGATATAACTGATGAGTTCTTTTCCGAAATAATACGAGGTGTAGATGACACGGCTTTTCTATCCGGGTATTATACAATGGTAATTAGCTCCCATAAAAATCGATCACTGGTTGAATCAATTCATACAATAATGGGAGCAGGCTTGGTTGGTGGAGCTATTTTATTAATTCCCTTTTTGTCAAAAGAAATAAAAGAAGCATTAAATCATGAAAGAATACCTTTCGTGATTATAAGCAGCGACAACAGTCAAAATTCCTACTCAATGGTTAGTATAGATAATTACGGCGCTGCCTACTCTATGACAGAATATTTAATTAAAAAAGGTTATACGAAAATTGCTCACATTAGCGGTCCAGCTGATAATAATGATGCAATCAGCAGAAAGCAAGGTTATATTGATGCATGTAAGGATAACCAAATTAAGCTTAAGAAAAATTGGTTGGTCGATGGAAATTTTACAATGGAAAGTGGTAATAGCGCATGCAAAGTTCTATTAGATCTTAAAGAGAAGCCTGAGGTTATTTTTGCTGCAAACGATATGATGGCTTTGGGCTGTTATGAAGTAATTCAGGAAAGAGGCTTAAAGATACCGAAAGATATTGGTGTTACTGGCTTCGATGATATCCTATTGTCAAAGTATTTAAACCCTCCCCTTACAACAGTAAAGGTGCATATTAATGAACTTGGTATTACTGCTGCTGAATTATTGCTGAATAAAATGGGAAGCCAAAGTTACGCCGCTAATCGTAAAGTTAAAGTCTCAGCTGAACTAATAGTAAGAAAATCTTGTTGA